In a single window of the Bactrocera dorsalis isolate Fly_Bdor chromosome 2, ASM2337382v1, whole genome shotgun sequence genome:
- the LOC105230297 gene encoding arrestin domain-containing protein 17: MPIECLISFDNNPQGVYYAGQELSGIVDLSVDATKRIKAIHITVSGYAKIRWIKKGYPRDSERAMCRAYRSYLSSRSYVLGSCASSSCMDWSAGDYSYTFHVILPDNLPTSFDGKYGQIHYEIITTIDRPARYPKVFKLPFTVIQPLDLNLDTIYRVPLEILDRKRFWSFCCPTGPLTVKFSTPYCGYAPGQKIHFVLYINNESSIDITDCEVKLKQVVSYESHDPQHEYRYDKHLIARKQFGNVLRWSRKVYRGYLSLPSIPPSSLKVVCPINITYLIKIIIKPTDFHWKMKLKIPLTIGSIPIIDSMAAAAGLPSLLETQYAVRRGYYSGRRLMGQSADESAEQSAVVNGEEAAGEAPQESNDTEAASNVGRSDIPTLLITDGDNPPDYKLMMPPSYEDAMALSDKFCDDSEYLQNVSLSSIVSNETTESFKPRYPVYYEYETPIIPPETLYDESPSQLRIELQSSDSTDSPHQPLSAASFNVFRKEKK; encoded by the exons CAATACACATCACAGTTAGCGGCTATGCGAAGATACGCTGGATAAAAAAGGGTTATCCGCGCGATAGCGAGCGCGCTATGTGCCGCGCTTACCGCTCATATCTATCGTCGCGTTCATATGTGCTCGGATCGTGTGCGAGCAGTTCGTGTATGGACTGGTCGGCCGGCGATTACTCGTATACGTTTCACGTAATACTGCCAGATAATCTGCCCACTTCATTCGACGGCAAATATGGGCAGATACATTATGAGATTATCACCACAATTGATCGGCCAGCCCGATATCCTAAAGTCTTCAAGTTGCCATTTACGGTAATACAGCCGTTAGATTTGAATTTGGACACGATTTACAGG GTCCCCCTCGAAATCCTCGATCGCAAACGATTCTGGAGCTTTTGCTGTCCCACAGGACCGTTGACTGTGAAATTCTCCACACCCTATTGCGGCTACGCACCCGGCCAAAAAATTCATTTCGTCCTTTACATTAACAACGAATCGTCCATTGATATCACGGACTGTGAGGTCAAACTGAAGCAAGTAGTCAGCTACGAATCGCATGATCCACAGCATGAATACCGTTATGATAAACATCTCATCGCACGCAAACAATTCGGTAATGTTTTGCGTTGGAGTCGTAAAGTTTATCGCGGATATCTCAGTTTACCCTCCATACCGCCGTCATCGTTGAAAGTTGTATGCCCAATTAACATCACTTATCTAATCAAGATTATAATTAAGCCAACGGATTTCCATTGGAAGATGAAACTGAAAATACCGTTAACAATTGGTAGCATACCGATTATAGATAGCATGGCAGCAGCGGCTGGCTTGCCTAGTTTACTAGAAACCCAGTATGCCGTTAGACGTGGCTATTACAGTGGACGTAGACTGATGGGGCAAAGTGCAGACGAGAGCGCGGAACAGTCAGCAGTTGTGAATGGTGAAGAGGCTGCCGGTGAAGCACCGCAGGAGAGTAACGATACTGAAGCAGCGTCGAATGTTGGCCGAAGCGATATACCCACACTGCTTATAACCGATGGTGACAATCCGCCCGACTACAAACTCATGA TGCCGCCTTCGTATGAAGATGCCATGGCGTTAAGTGATAAATTCTGTGATGACAGcgaatatttgcaaaatgtcaGCTTAAGTAGTATTGTTTCCAATGAAACGACCGAGTCGTTCAAGCCACGCTATCCCGTCTACTATGAGTACGAGACGCCAATCATACCGCCCG AAACACTCTACGATGAGTCGCCCTCGCAACTGCGTATCGAGTTACAGTCTTCGGATTCGACCGATTCACCACATCAACCGCTTAGTGCCGCCAGTTTCAATGTATTTCGTAAGGAGAAGAAATAA